In Daphnia magna isolate NIES linkage group LG5, ASM2063170v1.1, whole genome shotgun sequence, a single genomic region encodes these proteins:
- the LOC116935483 gene encoding uncharacterized protein LOC116935483 codes for MTCHSQPPMRFLDEVHPLTKTNKLSSGYINRAMEILKQQHPEIGGLYCCTMGGSLTFPQANGPQWMQIVHDGSDHWVLVAKGFSQPNYVLVYDSMAGSNWRSKHILSCISSLLKTPEKEMTYVIKTCQWQGNGFDCGVFAIAFATSLANGQDPAFSLYDPHELRNHLDNCITSGELSPFPSTLCRVKRTRKELVVSESVFCHCRRTAYMLPSREWKMIECEQCMEWFHTMCMDNFPVNENDP; via the coding sequence ATGACCTGCCACAGCCAACCGCCCATGCGTTTTCTTGATGAGGTCCATCCCCTCACCAAAACCAATAAGCTATCATCTGGATACATAAATAGAGCAATGGAAATTctaaaacaacaacacccTGAAATTGGTGGATTATACTGCTGCACCATGGGCGGTTCACTTACATTTCCTCAGGCAAATGGTCCACAATGGATGCAAATTGTTCACGACGGATCAGACCACTGGGTGTTGGTAGCCAAAGGTTTTAGCCAACCGAATTATGTCCTGGTGTATGACAGCATGGCGGGAAGTAATTGGCGGTCGAAACACATTTTAAGCTGTATATCATCTCTTCTGAAAACACCTGAAAAAGAGATGACTTATGTCATTAAAACTTGCCAGTGGCAAGGTAATGGTTTTGACTGTGGTGTCTTTGCCATAGCCTTTGCTACAAGTTTGGCGAACGGGCAAGATCCAGCATTTTCTCTCTACGACCCTCATGAACTACGAAATCACCTTGATAACTGTATTACCTCTGGCGAGCTATCTCCTTTTCCCTCCACCTTATGCAGAGTAAAACGGACTCGCAAGGAACTGGTTGTTTCCGAATCTGTCTTTTGCCACTGCCGGAGAACCGCATACATGTTACCATCTAGGGAATGGAAGATGATTGAGTGTGAACAGTGTATGGAATGGTTCCACACAATGTGCATGGACAATTTCCCTGTAAACGAGAATGATCCTTGA
- the LOC116935484 gene encoding uncharacterized protein LOC116935484, with translation MERRTEAKKRKETTREGTQSVSVSHTRMSVLSSLSKNHLFDSVEDILLFIKKVEVEDSVYLRRDKPIQSVVSYNKDINNKNKIDEKWLFKRLTYVCPHYGIHRDRSKTKDRLNQNVMPQICPVKVQFTFCSRQEKIYVASLEVVHQNHPVSAEHVSTYARKRHMAPEAVAFAEATLSVGAQPTKVRKLLPDKFGSHLISKDLIKIKQALTGKSDNEWRDTVDYLMDLQKEENNVIKVLHDADGEVAAI, from the exons ATGGAAAGACGGACGGAAGCAAAGAAACGGAAGGAGACAACCAGAGAAGGAACTCAATCCGTGTCCGTTTCTCATACAAGAATGTCCGTCCTTAGTTCACTGAGCAAAAATCATTTATTCGATAGTGTAGAAGACATTTTACTCTTTATCAAGAAAGTCGAGGTGGAAGATAGTGTGTATTTGCGCCGTGATAAACCTATTCAGAGTGTTGTGAGTTATAACAAAGACATTAACAATAAGAATAAGATTGATGAAAAGTGGTTGTTTAAAAGACTTACGTATGTTTGCCCGCATTACGGGATACATCGGGATCGCTCCAAGACAAAGGATAGACTCAATCAAAATGTGATGCCCCAAATTTGTCCAGTAAAAGTACAATTCACGTTCTGTTCCAGGCaggaaaaaatttatgttgCCTCATTGGAAGTTGTCCACCAGAACCACCCCGTTTCCGCTGAGCACGTCTCTACGTATGCCAGGAAAAG GCATATGGCACCTGAGGCTGTTGCCTTTGCAGAAGCTACTCTTTCCGTCGGTGCTCAACCCACTAAAGTGAGAAAGCTGTTGCCAGATAAATTTGGCAGCCATCTCATCAGTAAAGACCTGATCAAAATCAAACAGGCATTGACAGGGAAGTCAGATAATGAATGGAGAGATACCGTTGATTATCTGATGGACCtgcagaaagaagaaaacaatgttATTAAGGTTTTACATGATGCTGACGGAGAGGTGGCCGCAATTTAA
- the LOC116935859 gene encoding LOW QUALITY PROTEIN: uncharacterized protein LOC116935859 (The sequence of the model RefSeq protein was modified relative to this genomic sequence to represent the inferred CDS: inserted 2 bases in 1 codon; substituted 4 bases at 4 genomic stop codons) — protein MVILKFVAIILMACMQMQSGNSIALMQQKLNFLTSKLVVKNLSSFFSRFGESLYGNVKFAHGETQLEHISKIEGKIPRGKGNDLCGSSTWKVAHGESSSKRNLDITGLEMMSCNHGTVVYSANLLMGETFKHTHLQHLKSHEMGTXFFCNDVKYWPFAIKIGKLFPEYKQPTEDMVPFLSRFHELGHSRINKDILCGLXIVXHNGFYSXVLYNGHWEKDGADMLGEEQEQVFSYMARLGPTTKHQSKAIKRNDITSAILYFNADKKKRVVTALCLWMNRARRRSHLYENKLQNIVERRGLKQEDLPIILERLKKQAKXSSKHPTVDWDVQLLQKELEGECHMP, from the exons ATGGTAATTCTGAAATTTGTGGCCATCATCCTCATGGCATGCATGCAGATGCAATCAGGAAACTCTATCGCTTTGATGCAGCAAAAGTTAAATTTTCTAACCAGTAAACTAGTAGTTAAAAAtctatcttcttttttcagtcGTTTTGGAGAATCTTTGTATGGCAATGTTAAATTTGCCCACGGCGAAACACAACTGGAACACATTTCCAAAATAGAAGGAAAGATCCCGAGG GGTAAAGGAAATGATCTATGTGGTTCCTCGACTTGGAAGGTGGCCCATGGTGAGTCTTCTAGTAAGAGGAATCTTGATATTACTGGCCTGGAAATGATGAGTTGTAACCATGGCACAGTAGTATATTCTGCCAATTTGTTAATGGGCGAAACCTTTAAGCACACCCATCTTCAGCATCTCAAATCCCACGAAATGGGgacataatttttttgcaatgaCGTCAAGTATTGGCCTTTTGCAATAAAAATTGGTAAACTTTTTCCGGAATACAAACAACCGACAGAGGATATGGTACCGTTTCTTTCTCGGTTTCATGAGCTAGGCCATTCGAGGATAAATAAAGATATATTATGTGGTTTATAAATTGTGTAACACAATGGCTTTTATTCTTAGGTTCTGTACAATGGGCATTGGGAGAAGGATGGAGCTGACATGCTAGGGGAAGAGCAAGAACAGGTGTTTTCTTACATGGCGCGCCTAGGTCCGACTACTAAACATCAAAGTAAAGCAATTAA GAGAAATGATATAACCAGCGCTATCCTCTACTTCAATGCagacaaaaagaaacgggTGGTTACTGCTCTTTGTTTATGGATGAACAGG GCTAGGAGAAGATCGCATTTATATGAAAATAAACTACAAAACATTGTTGAACGTCGTGGTCTGAAGCAAGAAGACCTTCCTATAATACTTGAAAGATTGAAGAAACAGGCAAA AAGTAGTAAACATCCTACTGTTGACTGGGACGTACAACTACTTCAAAAAGAACTTGAAGGAGAGTGTCACATGCCTTAA
- the LOC116930787 gene encoding LOW QUALITY PROTEIN: uncharacterized protein LOC116930787 (The sequence of the model RefSeq protein was modified relative to this genomic sequence to represent the inferred CDS: deleted 1 base in 1 codon), with translation MSLIPNITESIVVVTEQGRFVLKGAAFVCDTCNSLTKATIDDYVFSGFFPASLSETVTYLFSEEALLLCHHISHKCPGSSKNMYAHTLEEVSKEYGRTGPINIPLFTTAEREWETCRHYIDQEVFKRNKIDCPSCGTKPLVRSSDAIIKLRRLASAGKARKPENKRVMDDVESRFENLVIKSDVEVESFRQRIYNKVQTSKKKNMCGGSAFKAAREDSNENKKYDETGLVVSSCKHCIVPYAINMFKGESWTHTAFMHYEAWKSQATFFCYDVVCQYWKWMHQKVGLEFPEYMMLTKEMTGILPIMHQMAHQLPCQVLWNPRWTKGLGLTGGEEHEQVFSKLYLYAYVLKHMSKINRADFLTLAILYWNWNKIQNMPFLLRNKLQRARKEIRKGVTKVEELLQSYNLENGDLPLIHKELERKAIEIIDQRRTKTTPVDKLRRMLEGFYVQLKTVRIKISKEAENSKARTKFRRILIETKKKVLQTIDLLKSKDKELPISYEDFNQGIFPWEAVINENDTNFPTLSYADKYHVVDCWMLLQRAKEEVELTKIEMINYIRFLTDKRSSLKQLTHSEEADETFCKGKAVMAHSEIERLNLQIQLSLKIFNLNCNNDFSNFVRETNSNSGTEFEFETSDEETDNSYTKFEFSDEETETHSSDSDDY, from the exons ATGTCACTTATTCCCAATATTACAGAATCAATCGTGGTTGTCACTGAGCAAG GTCGATTTGTTTTAAAGGGGGCAGCTTTCGTTTGCGATACTTGTAATTCTCTAACGAAAGCAACAATCGATGATTATGTATTTTCTGGGTTTTTCCCGGCAAGTTTATCGGAAACGGTCACATACCTGTTTTCAGAAGAGGCACTTCTTCTATGCCACCACATTTCCCACAAATGTCCAGGTTCTTCGAAGAACATGTACGCTCACACTCTTGAAGAAGTATCTAAGGAATATGGACGG ACTGGACCAATCAATATACCATTGTTCACTACTGCGGAAAGAGAGTGGGAAACATGTCGCCACTACATTGACCAGGAAGTATTTAAAAGGAACAAAATTGATTGCCCCAGTTGCGGAACAAAACCTTTAGTGAGATCATCTGATGCTATCATTAAGCTGAGGCGTTTGGCCTCTGCCGGAAAAGCGAGGAAaccagaaaataaaagagt AATGGACGATGTAGAATCCAGGTTCGAGAATTTAGTAATCAAGTCGGATGTTGAAGTTGAAAGTTTTCGTCAAAGGATTTACAACAAAGTTCAAACA tcgaaaaagaaaaacatgtgtGGGGGATCGGCTTTTAAAGCTGCAAGAGAAGAttccaatgaaaataaaaaatatgacgAGACTGGGCTCGTCGTTAGCTCTTGCAAGCACTGTATAGTGCCGTATGCCATCAATATGTTTAAAGGTGAATCGTGGACACATACGGCATTTATGCATTACGAAGCTTGGAAGAGTCAGGCTACATTCTTTTGCTACGATGTTGTGTGTCAATATTGGAAATGGATGCATCAAAAAGTTGGTCTGGAATTTCCAGAATATATGATgctaacaaaagaaatgacagGAATTTTGCCGATAATGCATCAAATGGCACATCAATTACCTTGCCAG GTGCTTTGGAATCCCCGATGGACAAAAGGACTTGGATTAACCGGAGGAGAGGAGCACGAGCAAGTATTCTCAAAACTGTATCTTTATGCTTATGTTCTCAAGCATATGTCAAAAATTA ACAGAGCGGATTTTCTAACATTAGCCATCCTCTATTGGAACTGGAATAAAATTCAGAACATGCCATTCCTCTTACGCAACAAATTACAGAGA GCTAGGAAGGAAATCAGAAAAGGCGTaacaaaagttgaagaattgTTACAGTCATACAACCTTGAAAATGGTGATCTCCCATTGATTCACAAGGAACTGGAAAGAAAAGCTATAGAAATCATTGACCAACGAAGAACAAAGACTACTCCGGTTGATAAATTAAGAAGAATGCTGGAAGGATTTTATGTTCAGCTGAAAACGGTTCGCATAAAAATCTCTAAAGAAGCAG AAAATTCGAAGGCTCGGACAAAGTTTAGGCgaattttaattgaaactaagaaaaaagttttacaGACAATTGACCTTTTAAAATCAAAGGATAAAGAA CTACCAATCTCTTACGAGGATTTCAATCAAGGTATTTTTCCTTGGGAAGCAgtcataaatgaaaacgacacTAACTTTCCAACac TTTCGTATGCCGATAAATATCATGTTGTTGATTGTTGGATGCTTTTGCAAAGAGCAAAGGAGGAAGTTGAACTAACTAAGATTGAAATGATAAACTACATTCGATTCTTGACTGACAAGCGATCATCGTTAAAACAATTAACACATTCTGAGGAAGCGGACGAAACATTTTGTAAAGGAAAAGCAGTCATGGCCCATTCCGAAATTGAGCGTCTGAATTTACAAATTCAACTTTctctaaaaatatttaatttgaattgtaACAACGATTTTTCGAATTTCGTACGTGAAACTAATTCAAATTCTGGAacagaatttgaatttgaaacatCTGATGAGGAAACTGACAATTCTTacacaaaatttgaattttctgaTGAGGAGACTGAAACACATTCTAGTGACTCTGATGATTattaa
- the LOC116930786 gene encoding glutamic acid-rich protein, protein MISESEGDKSCEEGQDVARRRLDEALIQKKKQFQNLRNIKGRTIKRRDTDKQQRLTAFKESYKGKKEVPQRNKPWSVLEWQNHWNSLDQRQQDNLDRKKSHCHLSIGSKINEMAADYNASVICLIRYPNGTQHTKYVLVSGGGIKYSKSRDGVLTEQLWHRYWNKKQNKRQQLCEENGLWLERASKRKRKERTVERTEKEKSMQSGNRKQRKRERQFDNENVESEEEYNERLDSGIENQNIGKSHNETVESEEDNDERLERGIWNQTIGQTRNESVESDEENDERLDRGIWNQTTGDNGNNERVESDEENDKIGETSNVESEEEYDGRWDKGIGSQKIRQSDNESVRSEEENFEIWGGGNGEQVTNIYKIEFKFQRLFVTT, encoded by the exons atgatttcagaATCGGAGGGTGACAAGAGTTGTGAGGAAGGACAAGACGTAGCAAGGAGGAGGCTGGATGAAGCTTTgatacagaagaaaaaacagttcCAGAATTTAAGGAACATTAAAGGAAGAACAATAAAACGGCGAGATACGGATAAACAACAGAGACTTACTGCGTTCAAG GAGTCttacaaagggaaaaaagaggtACCTCAAAGAAACAAGCCATGGTCGGTTCTTGAGTGGCAAAACCATTGGAATTCCCTTGACCAAAGACAACAGGACAATCTAGATCGCAAGAAGTCTCACTGCCATTTAAGTATTGGTTCGAAGATTAATGAGATGGCTGCAGATTACAATGCCTCAGTAATTTGCTTAATCCGTTACCCCAATGGAACTCAACACACCAAGTATGTGTTAGTAAGCGGAGGTGGAATTAAATATTCCAAATCAAGAGACGGTGTTCTAACTGAACAACTCTGGCATAGATattggaacaaaaaacaaa aTAAACGACAACAGTTATGTGAGGAGAATGGCCTGTGGCTTGAGAGAgccagtaaaagaaaaagaaaagagagaacagTGGAAAggacagagaaagagaaaagtatgCAATCAGGAAACAGGAAACAG agaaagagagaaagacaaTTTGATAATGAGAACGTAGAGAGTGAAGAAGAATACAATGAAAGATTGGACAGCGGAATAGAGAATCAG AACATAGGAAAATCACACAACGAGACAgtagaaagcgaagaagataACGACGAAAGATTGGAAAGGGGGATATGGAATCAG aCAATAGGACAAACACGTAATGAGAGCGTAGAGAGCgatgaagaaaatgatgaaagaTTAGACAGGGGAATATGGAATCAG acaacagGCGACAATGGGAATAATGAGAGAGTAGAGAGCGATGAAGAAAACGAT aaaataggagaaACAAGTAATgtagaaagcgaagaagaataCGACGGAAGATGGGACAAAGGAATAGGGagccag aaaataagaCAATCAGATAACGAGAGCGTACgaagcgaagaagaaaactttgaaatatggggggggggaaatggggaacaggtaacaaatatatacaaaatagaattcaaatttcaaagatTGTTTGTTACAACATAA